The following proteins come from a genomic window of Clupea harengus chromosome 22, Ch_v2.0.2, whole genome shotgun sequence:
- the tox gene encoding thymocyte selection-associated high mobility group box protein TOX isoform X2: protein MDVRFYPPPTQSQLAAEPPRLGPSHYLDSPYCNKFESDMYMGMSDPGQDFLPGNQFRVPASPSQQSQQSSKQAAGPWKREASSQADAHRLHWSYPVPSLGDEDFNIPPITPPTLPEHMLAYLPESESGSYHPLCPPSASHNGLHPFTLQGMDLSGMLSQDGGLLPSSLSVMQQMVDSESKYNGHPHLEVLRSKCQSSMGHHQGSLAAVKKSHLNTQLGLCGNPVSNGSSSSPSPPGSKSATPSPSSSVHEEEADDSLKMNGAEKRAAPEQAKKPKTPKKKKKRDPNEPQKPVSAYALFFRDRQAAIKAQNPNATFGEVSKIVASMWDGLGEEQKQMYKKNTETAKKEYLKQLAAYRANLVSQSYCETVDVKGSQASQIMATKPPGFPSSGHSHHYMSHPYHQQQHQQQHQQHQQHQQQPGFSPHLPASMQGMLSRGVVPRPSAAMSGGVMMSAASPPPVQISPPLHQHLNIHHQQQMSSHHPLLQGFPGQSEFQNTINVTSSPLDYHCRNTPDWTPDYGSTGALQRDKALYLI, encoded by the exons TTTGAGAGTGACATGTACATGGGAATGTCAGATCCGGGCCAAGACTTTCTACCAGGAAACCAG TTCCGTGTCCCAGCCAGCCCCAGCCAGCAGAGCCAGCAGAGCAGCAAGCAGGCTGCAGGGCCGTGGAAGAGAGAGGCCTCCTCACAGGCTGATGCCCATCGTCTTCACTGG TCCTACCCAGTACCCAGCCTTGGAGATGAAGACTTCAACATCCCTCCCATCACACCCCCTACTCTGCCTGAACATATGCTGGCTTACCTGCCCGAGTCGGAGTCTGGATCGTATCACCCCCTGTGTCCCCCCTCTGCTTCACACAACGGACTGCACCCCTTCACACTGCAGGGCATGGACCTGTCTGGCATGCTCAGTCAAGATGGTGGCCTTcttcccagctctctctctgtg ATGCAGCAGATGGTCGACTCTGAGTCTAAATACAACGGCCACCCCCATCTGGAGGTCCTGAGGTCCAAGTGCCAATCAAGCATGGGTCATCATCAAGGCTCGCTGGCCGCCGTGAAGAAATCACACCTGAATACTCAGCTGGGATTGTGTGGAAACCCCGTCAGCAATGGTAGCAGTAGTTCCCCATCGCCTCCTGGAAGCAAGTCAGCCACGCCCTCTCCATCCAGCTCCGTGCACGAGGAGGAGGCAGATGACTCTCTGAAG ATGAACGGAGCGGAGAAGAGAGCCGCCCCAGAGCAAGCCAAAAAGCCGAAGACgccgaagaagaagaagaagagggaccCCAACGAGCCACAGAAACCTGTGTCAGCTTATGCCCTCTTCTTTCGGGACAGACAGGCTGCTATTAAAGCACAGAACCCCAATGCAACATTTGGGGAGGTGTCCAAGATCGTGGCCTCGATGTGGGACGGCCTGGGTGAGGAGCAGAAACAG ATGTACAAAAAGAATACTGAGACAGCTAAAAAAGAGTACCTCAAACAGCTGGCAGCATACAGAGCAAACCTCGTCTCTCAG AGTTATTGTGAGACAGTAGATGTGAAAGGATCACAGGCCTCTCAGATCATGGCCACCAAGCCACCAGGTTTCCCTAGCTCTGGACATTCCCACCACTACATGAGTCATCCctaccaccagcagcagcaccagcagcagcaccagcagcaccagcagcaccagcagcagcctgGCTTCAGTCCCCACCTGCCTGCCTCTATGCAGGGGATGTTGTCTCGAGGTGTGGTCCCTAGGCCCAGTGCAGCTATGTCAGGAGGAGTGATGATGTCAGCCGCTTCACCGCCACCAGTTCAGATCAGCCCTCCCCTGCATCAGCACCTCAACATACACCACCAGCAACAGATGAGCTCTCACCACCCACTgctacag GGTTTCCCAGGTCAATCGGAGTTCCAGAACACGATCAATGTCACATCCTCTCCCCTGGACTATCACTGCAGGAACACACCGGACTGGACTCCTGACTACGGCAGCACTGG
- the tox gene encoding thymocyte selection-associated high mobility group box protein TOX isoform X1 translates to MDVRFYPPPTQSQLAAEPPRLGPSHYLDSPYCNKFESDMYMGMSDPGQDFLPGNQFRVPASPSQQSQQSSKQAAGPWKREASSQADAHRLHWQSYPVPSLGDEDFNIPPITPPTLPEHMLAYLPESESGSYHPLCPPSASHNGLHPFTLQGMDLSGMLSQDGGLLPSSLSVMQQMVDSESKYNGHPHLEVLRSKCQSSMGHHQGSLAAVKKSHLNTQLGLCGNPVSNGSSSSPSPPGSKSATPSPSSSVHEEEADDSLKMNGAEKRAAPEQAKKPKTPKKKKKRDPNEPQKPVSAYALFFRDRQAAIKAQNPNATFGEVSKIVASMWDGLGEEQKQMYKKNTETAKKEYLKQLAAYRANLVSQSYCETVDVKGSQASQIMATKPPGFPSSGHSHHYMSHPYHQQQHQQQHQQHQQHQQQPGFSPHLPASMQGMLSRGVVPRPSAAMSGGVMMSAASPPPVQISPPLHQHLNIHHQQQMSSHHPLLQGFPGQSEFQNTINVTSSPLDYHCRNTPDWTPDYGSTGALQRDKALYLI, encoded by the exons TTTGAGAGTGACATGTACATGGGAATGTCAGATCCGGGCCAAGACTTTCTACCAGGAAACCAG TTCCGTGTCCCAGCCAGCCCCAGCCAGCAGAGCCAGCAGAGCAGCAAGCAGGCTGCAGGGCCGTGGAAGAGAGAGGCCTCCTCACAGGCTGATGCCCATCGTCTTCACTGG CAGTCCTACCCAGTACCCAGCCTTGGAGATGAAGACTTCAACATCCCTCCCATCACACCCCCTACTCTGCCTGAACATATGCTGGCTTACCTGCCCGAGTCGGAGTCTGGATCGTATCACCCCCTGTGTCCCCCCTCTGCTTCACACAACGGACTGCACCCCTTCACACTGCAGGGCATGGACCTGTCTGGCATGCTCAGTCAAGATGGTGGCCTTcttcccagctctctctctgtg ATGCAGCAGATGGTCGACTCTGAGTCTAAATACAACGGCCACCCCCATCTGGAGGTCCTGAGGTCCAAGTGCCAATCAAGCATGGGTCATCATCAAGGCTCGCTGGCCGCCGTGAAGAAATCACACCTGAATACTCAGCTGGGATTGTGTGGAAACCCCGTCAGCAATGGTAGCAGTAGTTCCCCATCGCCTCCTGGAAGCAAGTCAGCCACGCCCTCTCCATCCAGCTCCGTGCACGAGGAGGAGGCAGATGACTCTCTGAAG ATGAACGGAGCGGAGAAGAGAGCCGCCCCAGAGCAAGCCAAAAAGCCGAAGACgccgaagaagaagaagaagagggaccCCAACGAGCCACAGAAACCTGTGTCAGCTTATGCCCTCTTCTTTCGGGACAGACAGGCTGCTATTAAAGCACAGAACCCCAATGCAACATTTGGGGAGGTGTCCAAGATCGTGGCCTCGATGTGGGACGGCCTGGGTGAGGAGCAGAAACAG ATGTACAAAAAGAATACTGAGACAGCTAAAAAAGAGTACCTCAAACAGCTGGCAGCATACAGAGCAAACCTCGTCTCTCAG AGTTATTGTGAGACAGTAGATGTGAAAGGATCACAGGCCTCTCAGATCATGGCCACCAAGCCACCAGGTTTCCCTAGCTCTGGACATTCCCACCACTACATGAGTCATCCctaccaccagcagcagcaccagcagcagcaccagcagcaccagcagcaccagcagcagcctgGCTTCAGTCCCCACCTGCCTGCCTCTATGCAGGGGATGTTGTCTCGAGGTGTGGTCCCTAGGCCCAGTGCAGCTATGTCAGGAGGAGTGATGATGTCAGCCGCTTCACCGCCACCAGTTCAGATCAGCCCTCCCCTGCATCAGCACCTCAACATACACCACCAGCAACAGATGAGCTCTCACCACCCACTgctacag GGTTTCCCAGGTCAATCGGAGTTCCAGAACACGATCAATGTCACATCCTCTCCCCTGGACTATCACTGCAGGAACACACCGGACTGGACTCCTGACTACGGCAGCACTGG